One window of Bos indicus isolate NIAB-ARS_2022 breed Sahiwal x Tharparkar chromosome 18, NIAB-ARS_B.indTharparkar_mat_pri_1.0, whole genome shotgun sequence genomic DNA carries:
- the LOC109572925 gene encoding cell adhesion molecule CEACAM7-like isoform X2, giving the protein MGTPSGPPRRRCIPWNRLLLAVSLLTFWTPPTTAQLTTETVPPLAAEGSDVLLLAHNVANNPLGYAWYRGERVDNSQLIVSCRVATNLTIKGPAHSGREALYPNGTLLIQNVTQKDTGSYMLLVTKDDLQTERQTGQIHVHPVLPTPVITSNNSKPWEHKDTVVLTCGPETQNTSYMWWISNQSLPKSTRLKLSEDKRTLTVFSVTRKEKGPYVCETRNLVSISRSDPFTLDVLYPVARPSLQVSNTTVPEHEGPVVLTCLTDETGVSIRWLFKGQSLLLADRMTLSSDNSTLTIDPISREDAGDYQCEVSNRGNSSRSGPLRLRVTSLTSVYTPHKYACFSFLTPAACTTEGTGPQRPPQDVVPLAALPPRPPYLMPGHQLPSTRNYYTPTQTFTVISATKQMRVLSSSRHVSLRTVRKSLPETQDPSEVKRKSLRQRTSSET; this is encoded by the exons TCTCCCTCTTAACTTTCTGGACCCCGCCCACCACTGCCCAGCTCACTACTGAAACGGTGCCCCCCCTTGCTGCAGAAGGGTCGGATGTTCTTCTACTTGCCCACAACGTGGCAAACAACCCTCTAGGCTATGCCTGGTACAGAGGAGAAAGGGTAGACAACAGCCAGCTAATTGTATCATGTAGAGTAGCCACTAATTTAACTATCAAAGGGCCTGCACACAGCGGACGGGAGGCACTTTACCCCAACGGAACCCTGCTGATCCAGAACGTCACCCAGAAAGACACAGGATCCTACATGCTGCTCGTTACAAAGGATGATttacagacagaaagacaaactgGACAAATCCACGTACACC CGGTGCTACCCACACCCGTCATCACCAGCAACAACTCCAAGCCCTGGGAGCACAAGGACACTGTGGTGTTAACATGTGGACCTGAGACTCAGAACACCTCCTACATGTGGTGGATCAGCAATCAGAGCCTCCCCAAGAGCACCAGGCTGAAATTGTCTGAGGACAAGAGGACTCTCACTGTGTTCAGTGtcacaaggaaagagaaaggacccTATGTGTGTGAAACCCGGAACCTAGTAAGCATCAGCCGCAGTGACCCATTCACCCTGGATGTCCTCT ACCCAGTGGCACGGCCTTCCCTCCAAGTCAGCAACACCACAGTCCCAGAACATGAGGGCCCCGTGGTCCTGACCTGCCTCACAGATGAGACTGGGGTCTCCATACGCTGGCTCTTCAAAGGCCAGAGTCTCCTCCTCGCAGACAGGATGACACTGTCCTCAGACAACAGCACCCTCACCATAGACCCCATCAGCAGAGAGGACGCCGGGGATTATCAGTGTGAGGTCTCCAACAGGGGCAACTCCAGCAGAAGTGGCCCCCTCAGGCTGAGGGTGACCT CCTTGACCTCCGTCTACACTCCTCACAAATatgcctgtttttctttcctaaccCCGGCTGCCTGCACAACAGAGGGAACTGGCCCCCAGCGTCCACCTCAG GACGTGGTCCCTCTGGCAGCTCTGCCTCCCAG GCCTCCCTACCTGATGCCAGGCCACCAGCTCCCATCTACCAG GAATTACTACACCCCGACACAGACGTTTACTGTAATATCAGCCACAAAGCAGATGCGGGTCCTTAGTTCCTCCAGACACGTCTCCTTACGGACTGTGCGAAAGAGCTTACCTGAGACCCAAGACCCGAGTGAGGTCAAGAGGAAGAGCCTGAGGCAGAGAACCAGCTCTGAGACCTGA
- the LOC109572925 gene encoding cell adhesion molecule CEACAM7-like isoform X1, translated as MGTPSGPPRRRCIPWNRLLLAVSLLTFWTPPTTAQLTTETVPPLAAEGSDVLLLAHNVANNPLGYAWYRGERVDNSQLIVSCRVATNLTIKGPAHSGREALYPNGTLLIQNVTQKDTGSYMLLVTKDDLQTERQTGQIHVHPVLPTPVITSNNSKPWEHKDTVVLTCGPETQNTSYMWWISNQSLPKSTRLKLSEDKRTLTVFSVTRKEKGPYVCETRNLVSISRSDPFTLDVLYPVARPSLQVSNTTVPEHEGPVVLTCLTDETGVSIRWLFKGQSLLLADRMTLSSDNSTLTIDPISREDAGDYQCEVSNRGNSSRSGPLRLRVTWRVNAQALSVGAITGIVIGVLLVLTLLAVLGCFIFLHSLDLRLHSSQICLFFFPNPGCLHNRGNWPPASTSGRGPSGSSASQASLPDARPPAPIYQELLHPDTDVYCNISHKADAGP; from the exons TCTCCCTCTTAACTTTCTGGACCCCGCCCACCACTGCCCAGCTCACTACTGAAACGGTGCCCCCCCTTGCTGCAGAAGGGTCGGATGTTCTTCTACTTGCCCACAACGTGGCAAACAACCCTCTAGGCTATGCCTGGTACAGAGGAGAAAGGGTAGACAACAGCCAGCTAATTGTATCATGTAGAGTAGCCACTAATTTAACTATCAAAGGGCCTGCACACAGCGGACGGGAGGCACTTTACCCCAACGGAACCCTGCTGATCCAGAACGTCACCCAGAAAGACACAGGATCCTACATGCTGCTCGTTACAAAGGATGATttacagacagaaagacaaactgGACAAATCCACGTACACC CGGTGCTACCCACACCCGTCATCACCAGCAACAACTCCAAGCCCTGGGAGCACAAGGACACTGTGGTGTTAACATGTGGACCTGAGACTCAGAACACCTCCTACATGTGGTGGATCAGCAATCAGAGCCTCCCCAAGAGCACCAGGCTGAAATTGTCTGAGGACAAGAGGACTCTCACTGTGTTCAGTGtcacaaggaaagagaaaggacccTATGTGTGTGAAACCCGGAACCTAGTAAGCATCAGCCGCAGTGACCCATTCACCCTGGATGTCCTCT ACCCAGTGGCACGGCCTTCCCTCCAAGTCAGCAACACCACAGTCCCAGAACATGAGGGCCCCGTGGTCCTGACCTGCCTCACAGATGAGACTGGGGTCTCCATACGCTGGCTCTTCAAAGGCCAGAGTCTCCTCCTCGCAGACAGGATGACACTGTCCTCAGACAACAGCACCCTCACCATAGACCCCATCAGCAGAGAGGACGCCGGGGATTATCAGTGTGAGGTCTCCAACAGGGGCAACTCCAGCAGAAGTGGCCCCCTCAGGCTGAGGGTGACCT GGCGAGTAAACGCCCAAGCCCTCAGTGTGGGGGCCATTACTGGCATCGTGATTGGGGTCCTGCTTGTGCTGACGCTGCTGGCTGTCCTggggtgtttcattttccttcacag CCTTGACCTCCGTCTACACTCCTCACAAATatgcctgtttttctttcctaaccCCGGCTGCCTGCACAACAGAGGGAACTGGCCCCCAGCGTCCACCTCAG GACGTGGTCCCTCTGGCAGCTCTGCCTCCCAG GCCTCCCTACCTGATGCCAGGCCACCAGCTCCCATCTACCAG GAATTACTACACCCCGACACAGACGTTTACTGTAATATCAGCCACAAAGCAGATGCGGGTCCTTAG
- the LOC109572925 gene encoding cell adhesion molecule CEACAM6-like isoform X3 translates to MEPPSGPASRRHVPWNRLLLAVSLLTFWTPPTTAQLTTETVPPLAAEGSDVLLLAHNVANNPLGYAWYRGERVDNSQLIVSCRVATNLTIKGPAHSGREALYPNGTLLIQNVTQKDTGSYMLLVTKDDLQTERQTGQIHVHPVLPTPVITSNNSKPWEHKDTVVLTCGPETQNTSYMWWISNQSLPKSTRLKLSEDKRTLTVFSVTRKEKGPYVCETRNLVSISRSDPFTLDVLYPVARPSLQVSNTTVPEHEGPVVLTCLTDETGVSIRWLFKGQSLLLADRMTLSSDNSTLTIDPISREDAGDYQCEVSNRGNSSRSGPLRLRVTWRVNAQALSVGAITGIVIGVLLVLTLLAVLGCFIFLHSLDLRLHSSQICLFFFPNPGCLHNRGNWPPASTSGRGPSGSSASQASLPDARPPAPIYQELLHPDTDVYCNISHKADAGP, encoded by the exons ATGGAGCCCCCGTCAGGCCCTGCAAGCAGGAGGCATGTCCCCTGGAACAGGCTCCTCCTGGCAG TCTCCCTCTTAACTTTCTGGACCCCGCCCACCACTGCCCAGCTCACTACTGAAACGGTGCCCCCCCTTGCTGCAGAAGGGTCGGATGTTCTTCTACTTGCCCACAACGTGGCAAACAACCCTCTAGGCTATGCCTGGTACAGAGGAGAAAGGGTAGACAACAGCCAGCTAATTGTATCATGTAGAGTAGCCACTAATTTAACTATCAAAGGGCCTGCACACAGCGGACGGGAGGCACTTTACCCCAACGGAACCCTGCTGATCCAGAACGTCACCCAGAAAGACACAGGATCCTACATGCTGCTCGTTACAAAGGATGATttacagacagaaagacaaactgGACAAATCCACGTACACC CGGTGCTACCCACACCCGTCATCACCAGCAACAACTCCAAGCCCTGGGAGCACAAGGACACTGTGGTGTTAACATGTGGACCTGAGACTCAGAACACCTCCTACATGTGGTGGATCAGCAATCAGAGCCTCCCCAAGAGCACCAGGCTGAAATTGTCTGAGGACAAGAGGACTCTCACTGTGTTCAGTGtcacaaggaaagagaaaggacccTATGTGTGTGAAACCCGGAACCTAGTAAGCATCAGCCGCAGTGACCCATTCACCCTGGATGTCCTCT ACCCAGTGGCACGGCCTTCCCTCCAAGTCAGCAACACCACAGTCCCAGAACATGAGGGCCCCGTGGTCCTGACCTGCCTCACAGATGAGACTGGGGTCTCCATACGCTGGCTCTTCAAAGGCCAGAGTCTCCTCCTCGCAGACAGGATGACACTGTCCTCAGACAACAGCACCCTCACCATAGACCCCATCAGCAGAGAGGACGCCGGGGATTATCAGTGTGAGGTCTCCAACAGGGGCAACTCCAGCAGAAGTGGCCCCCTCAGGCTGAGGGTGACCT GGCGAGTAAACGCCCAAGCCCTCAGTGTGGGGGCCATTACTGGCATCGTGATTGGGGTCCTGCTTGTGCTGACGCTGCTGGCTGTCCTggggtgtttcattttccttcacag CCTTGACCTCCGTCTACACTCCTCACAAATatgcctgtttttctttcctaaccCCGGCTGCCTGCACAACAGAGGGAACTGGCCCCCAGCGTCCACCTCAG GACGTGGTCCCTCTGGCAGCTCTGCCTCCCAG GCCTCCCTACCTGATGCCAGGCCACCAGCTCCCATCTACCAG GAATTACTACACCCCGACACAGACGTTTACTGTAATATCAGCCACAAAGCAGATGCGGGTCCTTAG
- the LOC109572925 gene encoding cell adhesion molecule CEACAM7-like isoform X4, translated as MGTPSGPPRRRCIPWNRLLLAVSLLTFWTPPTTAQLTTETVPPLAAEGSDVLLLAHNVANNPLGYAWYRGERVDNSQLIVSCRVATNLTIKGPAHSGREALYPNGTLLIQNVTQKDTGSYMLLVTKDDLQTERQTGQIHVHPVLPTPVITSNNSKPWEHKDTVVLTCGPETQNTSYMWWISNQSLPKSTRLKLSEDKRTLTVFSVTRKEKGPYVCETRNLVSISRSDPFTLDVLYPVARPSLQVSNTTVPEHEGPVVLTCLTDETGVSIRWLFKGQSLLLADRMTLSSDNSTLTIDPISREDAGDYQCEVSNRGNSSRSGPLRLRVTWRVNAQALSVGAITGIVIGVLLVLTLLAVLGCFIFLHRGNWPPASTSGRGPSGSSASQASLPDARPPAPIYQELLHPDTDVYCNISHKADAGP; from the exons TCTCCCTCTTAACTTTCTGGACCCCGCCCACCACTGCCCAGCTCACTACTGAAACGGTGCCCCCCCTTGCTGCAGAAGGGTCGGATGTTCTTCTACTTGCCCACAACGTGGCAAACAACCCTCTAGGCTATGCCTGGTACAGAGGAGAAAGGGTAGACAACAGCCAGCTAATTGTATCATGTAGAGTAGCCACTAATTTAACTATCAAAGGGCCTGCACACAGCGGACGGGAGGCACTTTACCCCAACGGAACCCTGCTGATCCAGAACGTCACCCAGAAAGACACAGGATCCTACATGCTGCTCGTTACAAAGGATGATttacagacagaaagacaaactgGACAAATCCACGTACACC CGGTGCTACCCACACCCGTCATCACCAGCAACAACTCCAAGCCCTGGGAGCACAAGGACACTGTGGTGTTAACATGTGGACCTGAGACTCAGAACACCTCCTACATGTGGTGGATCAGCAATCAGAGCCTCCCCAAGAGCACCAGGCTGAAATTGTCTGAGGACAAGAGGACTCTCACTGTGTTCAGTGtcacaaggaaagagaaaggacccTATGTGTGTGAAACCCGGAACCTAGTAAGCATCAGCCGCAGTGACCCATTCACCCTGGATGTCCTCT ACCCAGTGGCACGGCCTTCCCTCCAAGTCAGCAACACCACAGTCCCAGAACATGAGGGCCCCGTGGTCCTGACCTGCCTCACAGATGAGACTGGGGTCTCCATACGCTGGCTCTTCAAAGGCCAGAGTCTCCTCCTCGCAGACAGGATGACACTGTCCTCAGACAACAGCACCCTCACCATAGACCCCATCAGCAGAGAGGACGCCGGGGATTATCAGTGTGAGGTCTCCAACAGGGGCAACTCCAGCAGAAGTGGCCCCCTCAGGCTGAGGGTGACCT GGCGAGTAAACGCCCAAGCCCTCAGTGTGGGGGCCATTACTGGCATCGTGATTGGGGTCCTGCTTGTGCTGACGCTGCTGGCTGTCCTggggtgtttcattttccttcacag AGGGAACTGGCCCCCAGCGTCCACCTCAG GACGTGGTCCCTCTGGCAGCTCTGCCTCCCAG GCCTCCCTACCTGATGCCAGGCCACCAGCTCCCATCTACCAG GAATTACTACACCCCGACACAGACGTTTACTGTAATATCAGCCACAAAGCAGATGCGGGTCCTTAG